One Pseudomonas rhizophila DNA window includes the following coding sequences:
- a CDS encoding choline ABC transporter substrate-binding protein has protein sequence MKGSTPLLLAAMLSLPMLANAAEPAQCSTVNFSDVGWTDITVTTATTSVVLEALGYKTKTTMISVPVTYKSLADGKNMDVFLGNWMPTMENDIKAYREAGTVDTVRANLENAKYTLAVPEELYNKGLKDFADIAKFKKELDGKIYGIEPGNDGNRLIQSMIDKNAFGLKDAGFKIVESSEAGMLSQVDRAERRSTAVVFLGWEPHPMNTRFKMKYLTGGDEYFGPNFGQATIYTNTRKGYVQECSNVGQLLKNLTFTLDMESTLMGNVLDDKMKPDAAAKAWLKKNPQVLDTWLAGVTTIDGKPGLEAVKAKLAQ, from the coding sequence ATGAAAGGTTCCACGCCGTTGTTGTTGGCCGCCATGCTGAGTCTTCCGATGCTGGCCAACGCTGCTGAACCCGCGCAGTGCAGCACCGTCAACTTCTCCGATGTCGGCTGGACCGACATCACCGTGACCACCGCCACCACCAGCGTGGTACTTGAGGCCCTGGGCTACAAAACCAAGACCACCATGATTTCCGTACCGGTGACCTACAAGTCCCTGGCCGACGGCAAGAACATGGATGTGTTCCTCGGCAACTGGATGCCGACGATGGAAAACGACATCAAGGCCTACCGCGAAGCCGGCACCGTGGATACGGTGCGGGCCAACCTGGAGAACGCCAAGTACACCCTGGCGGTGCCCGAAGAGCTCTATAACAAAGGGCTGAAGGATTTCGCCGACATCGCCAAGTTCAAGAAGGAACTGGACGGCAAGATCTACGGCATCGAACCGGGTAACGACGGCAACCGCCTGATCCAGAGCATGATCGACAAGAATGCCTTCGGCCTGAAGGACGCCGGCTTCAAGATCGTCGAGTCCAGCGAAGCCGGCATGTTGTCACAGGTCGATCGCGCCGAGCGCCGCAGCACCGCCGTGGTGTTCCTGGGCTGGGAACCCCATCCGATGAACACCCGCTTCAAAATGAAGTACCTCACCGGTGGTGACGAGTACTTCGGTCCGAATTTCGGCCAGGCAACCATCTACACCAATACCCGCAAAGGCTACGTCCAGGAATGCAGCAACGTAGGTCAGTTGTTGAAAAACCTGACCTTCACCCTGGACATGGAAAGCACGCTGATGGGCAACGTGCTTGACGACAAGATGAAGCCTGACGCAGCCGCCAAGGCCTGGCTGAAGAAAAACCCACAGGTACTCGATACCTGGCTCGCTGGCGTGACCACCATTGACGGTAAACCCGGCCTGGAAGCCGTGAAAGCCAAGCTTGCGCAGTAA
- the choW gene encoding choline ABC transporter permease subunit, with product MLIDQKIPLGQYIAGFVDWLTQHGANTFDAIALSLETMIHGVTFALTWFNPLVLIGLIALLAHFIQRKWGLTVFVIAAFLLILNLGYWQETMETLAQVLFATLVCVLIGVPLGIVAAHKPLFYTMMRPVLDLMQTVPTFVYLIPTLTLFGLGVVPGLISTVVFAIAAPIRLTYLGIRDVPDELMDAGKAFGCSRRQLLSRIELPHAMPSIAAGITQCIMLSLSMVVIAALVGADGLGKPVVNALNTADIALGFEAGLAIVLLAIMLDRICKQPDAKVGGDA from the coding sequence ATGCTGATTGATCAGAAAATACCCTTGGGCCAGTACATTGCGGGCTTTGTCGACTGGTTGACGCAACACGGCGCCAACACATTCGATGCCATCGCCTTGTCACTGGAAACGATGATTCACGGCGTGACGTTTGCGCTGACCTGGTTCAACCCGCTTGTCTTGATCGGCCTCATCGCTCTACTGGCGCATTTTATCCAGCGCAAGTGGGGCCTGACGGTCTTCGTTATCGCAGCCTTTCTGCTTATCCTGAACCTGGGTTACTGGCAGGAAACCATGGAAACCCTGGCCCAGGTGCTGTTCGCGACCCTGGTCTGTGTCTTGATCGGCGTGCCGCTGGGCATTGTTGCCGCGCACAAGCCGCTGTTCTACACCATGATGCGTCCGGTGCTCGATCTGATGCAGACCGTACCGACCTTCGTTTACCTCATTCCTACCCTGACCCTTTTCGGGCTGGGTGTGGTCCCCGGTCTGATCTCGACGGTGGTGTTCGCGATTGCCGCGCCCATCCGCTTGACCTACCTGGGTATCCGCGACGTTCCGGACGAACTGATGGACGCCGGCAAAGCCTTCGGCTGCTCCCGTCGCCAACTGCTGTCCCGTATCGAACTGCCCCATGCGATGCCCAGCATCGCGGCCGGTATCACCCAATGCATCATGCTGTCGTTGTCGATGGTGGTCATCGCCGCGCTGGTGGGTGCCGACGGCCTGGGCAAACCCGTGGTCAACGCACTGAACACCGCTGATATCGCCCTGGGCTTCGAAGCAGGCCTGGCGATCGTATTGCTGGCAATCATGCTCGACCGAATCTGCAAGCAACCCGACGCCAAAGTAGGGGGTGACGCATGA
- the choV gene encoding choline ABC transporter ATP-binding protein, translating into MSIIRFEEVDVIFSKDPREALKLLDQGMTRNEILKKTGQIVGVEKASLDIEKGEICVLMGLSGSGKSSLLRCINGLNTVSRGKLFVEHEGRQIDIASCSPAELKMMRTKRIAMVFQKFALMPWLTVRENISFGLEMQGRPEKERKKLVDEKLELVGLTQWRNKKPDELSGGMQQRVGLARALAMDADILLMDEPFSALDPLIRQGLQDELLELQRKLSKTIVFVSHDLDEALKLGSRIAIMKDGRIIQYSKPEEIVLNPADDYVRTFVAHTNPLNVLCGRSLMRTLDNCKRINGSVCLDPGGDSWLDLAEGNTIKGARQNGAVLDLQNWAPGQAVEGLGRRPTLVDSNIGMRDALQIRYQTGNKLVLHDNQQVVGILGDSELYHALLGKNLG; encoded by the coding sequence ATGAGCATAATCCGCTTCGAAGAGGTCGACGTGATCTTCTCCAAAGATCCACGTGAAGCCCTCAAGCTGCTCGACCAAGGCATGACACGCAACGAAATCCTGAAGAAAACCGGGCAAATCGTCGGTGTGGAAAAAGCCAGCCTGGACATTGAAAAAGGCGAAATCTGCGTACTGATGGGGCTTTCCGGCTCCGGTAAATCCAGCCTGCTGCGTTGCATCAACGGCTTGAACACCGTCAGTCGCGGGAAGTTGTTCGTCGAGCATGAAGGCCGGCAGATCGACATCGCCTCCTGCAGCCCGGCCGAACTGAAGATGATGCGCACCAAGCGCATTGCCATGGTGTTCCAGAAGTTCGCCCTGATGCCCTGGCTGACGGTGCGCGAAAACATCAGCTTCGGCCTGGAAATGCAGGGCCGGCCGGAAAAGGAACGCAAGAAGCTGGTGGATGAAAAACTTGAGCTGGTGGGCCTGACCCAGTGGCGCAACAAGAAACCGGACGAGTTGTCCGGCGGCATGCAGCAACGGGTCGGTCTGGCCCGCGCCCTGGCGATGGACGCCGATATCCTGCTGATGGACGAACCTTTCTCGGCCCTCGACCCACTGATCCGCCAGGGCTTGCAGGACGAATTGCTGGAATTGCAACGCAAACTGAGCAAGACCATCGTGTTCGTCAGCCATGACCTGGACGAAGCCTTGAAGCTGGGCAGCCGGATCGCGATCATGAAAGACGGCCGGATCATCCAGTACAGCAAGCCGGAAGAAATCGTGCTGAACCCGGCCGACGATTACGTGCGCACCTTCGTCGCCCACACCAACCCGCTCAACGTGCTCTGTGGCCGCAGCCTGATGCGCACCCTGGACAACTGCAAGCGCATCAACGGTTCGGTGTGCCTGGATCCGGGCGGCGACTCCTGGCTCGATCTGGCCGAAGGCAACACCATCAAGGGCGCTCGCCAGAACGGAGCGGTGCTGGACCTGCAAAACTGGGCCCCGGGCCAAGCCGTCGAAGGCCTGGGCCGTCGTCCGACCCTGGTGGACTCCAACATCGGCATGCGCGACGCGCTGCAGATTCGCTACCAGACCGGCAACAAGCTGGTACTTCACGATAACCAGCAGGTCGTCGGGATTCTTGGCGACAGTGAGCTGTACCACGCACTGCTCGGCAAAAACCTGGGCTAA
- the betI gene encoding transcriptional regulator BetI, which produces MPKVGMQPIRRQQLIEATMQAVDQVGMGDASIALIARLAGVSNGIISHYFKDKNGLIAATAQYLMSVLSENVTARRQALEDPSPRAHLQVIIEGNFDASQVNGPAMKTWLAFWATSMHHPSLHRLQRINDHRLYSNLCCQFRRVLPLDEARSAARGLAALIDGLWLRGALSGDAFDTAQAHRIAYEYMDFQLAKAGVTEHTEPLGS; this is translated from the coding sequence ATGCCCAAGGTCGGTATGCAACCCATCCGCCGCCAGCAATTGATCGAAGCCACTATGCAAGCGGTCGATCAGGTCGGGATGGGGGACGCCAGCATTGCGCTGATCGCCCGTTTGGCCGGTGTCTCCAACGGCATCATCAGCCACTACTTCAAGGACAAGAATGGCCTGATCGCGGCCACGGCCCAGTACCTGATGAGTGTCCTGAGCGAGAACGTCACTGCACGCCGTCAGGCGCTGGAGGACCCAAGCCCAAGGGCTCACCTGCAGGTGATCATCGAAGGCAACTTCGACGCCAGCCAGGTCAATGGCCCGGCAATGAAAACCTGGTTGGCCTTTTGGGCCACCAGCATGCACCACCCGTCTTTGCACAGGTTGCAGCGGATCAACGATCACCGTCTGTATTCCAACCTGTGTTGCCAGTTCCGCCGCGTGTTGCCCCTCGATGAGGCACGTAGCGCGGCACGGGGCCTGGCCGCGTTGATTGACGGTTTGTGGCTGCGCGGGGCGCTGTCGGGAGACGCGTTCGATACCGCCCAGGCGCACCGGATCGCTTACGAATACATGGATTTCCAATTGGCCAAGGCAGGGGTAACAGAGCACACAGAACCGCTCGGCTCCTGA
- the betB gene encoding betaine-aldehyde dehydrogenase yields MARFELQKLYIDGAYSDASGDATFEAINPANGEVLAQVQRATKEDVERAVVSAEKGQKVWAAMTAMQRSRILRRAVEILRERNDELAALETLDTGKAYSETRYVDIVTGADVLEYYAGLVPAIEGEQVPLRTTSFVYTRREPLGVVAGIGAWNYPIQIALWKSAPALAAGNAMIFKPSEVTSLTTLKLAEIYTEAGVPAGVFNVLTGSGREVGTWLTEHPRIEKISFTGGTDTGKKVMASASSSSLKDVTMELGGKSPLIIFDDADLDRAADTAMMANFYSSGQVCTNGTRVFVPSHLKAAFEAKIAERVARIRIGNPEDENTNFGPLVSFAHMESVLGYIEKGKAEGARLLCGGGRLTEGELAKGAFVAPTVFTDCTDEMTIVREEIFGPVMSILTYETEEEVIRRANDTDFGLAAGVVTRDLNRAHRVIHQLEAGICWINAWGESAAEMPVGGYKQSGVGRENGISSLNNFTRIKSVQVELGDYASVF; encoded by the coding sequence ATGGCCCGTTTCGAACTGCAAAAACTCTACATCGATGGCGCGTACAGCGATGCCAGCGGCGACGCCACTTTCGAAGCCATCAACCCGGCCAACGGTGAAGTACTCGCCCAGGTGCAGCGGGCCACCAAAGAAGACGTCGAGCGCGCCGTGGTCAGCGCCGAAAAAGGCCAGAAAGTCTGGGCCGCCATGACCGCCATGCAGCGTTCACGCATCCTGCGCCGCGCCGTAGAGATCCTGCGCGAGCGCAACGATGAGTTGGCCGCCCTGGAAACCCTCGACACTGGCAAAGCCTATTCCGAAACCCGCTACGTCGACATCGTCACCGGCGCCGACGTGCTGGAATACTACGCCGGCCTGGTGCCCGCCATCGAAGGCGAGCAGGTGCCGCTGCGCACCACTTCGTTTGTCTACACCCGTCGCGAACCCCTGGGCGTGGTGGCCGGCATCGGCGCGTGGAACTACCCGATCCAGATCGCGTTGTGGAAATCGGCACCGGCCCTGGCCGCTGGCAACGCGATGATCTTCAAGCCGAGCGAAGTCACCTCGCTGACCACCCTGAAACTGGCCGAGATCTACACCGAAGCCGGCGTTCCAGCGGGGGTGTTCAACGTGCTGACGGGCAGCGGCCGTGAAGTCGGCACCTGGCTGACCGAGCACCCGCGCATCGAGAAAATCTCGTTCACCGGCGGCACCGACACCGGCAAGAAAGTCATGGCCAGCGCCTCGAGCTCGTCGCTCAAGGACGTGACCATGGAACTGGGCGGCAAGTCACCGCTGATCATCTTCGACGACGCCGACCTGGATCGTGCTGCCGACACCGCGATGATGGCCAACTTCTACAGCTCCGGCCAGGTCTGCACCAACGGCACCCGGGTGTTCGTGCCGAGCCATCTCAAGGCAGCTTTCGAAGCCAAGATCGCCGAGCGCGTAGCGCGCATTCGCATCGGCAACCCAGAAGATGAAAACACCAACTTCGGGCCGCTGGTCAGCTTCGCCCACATGGAAAGCGTGTTGGGCTACATCGAGAAAGGCAAGGCCGAGGGCGCGCGCCTGCTGTGCGGCGGCGGTCGTTTGACTGAAGGCGAATTGGCCAAGGGCGCGTTCGTCGCCCCGACCGTATTCACCGATTGCACCGACGAGATGACCATCGTGCGCGAAGAAATCTTTGGTCCGGTGATGAGCATCCTCACCTATGAAACCGAAGAAGAAGTGATCCGCCGCGCCAACGACACCGACTTCGGCCTGGCCGCCGGCGTCGTGACCCGCGACCTGAACCGCGCGCACCGCGTGATTCATCAGCTCGAAGCCGGCATCTGCTGGATCAACGCCTGGGGCGAATCGGCCGCCGAAATGCCGGTCGGCGGTTACAAGCAATCGGGCGTGGGCCGGGAGAACGGCATCAGTTCGCTGAACAACTTCACCCGTATCAAATCGGTACAGGTCGAACTGGGCGATTACGCGTCGGTGTTCTGA
- the betA gene encoding choline dehydrogenase, translated as MSQEFDYIIIGAGSAGNTLATRLTEDEGVTVLLLEAGGPDYRLDFRTQMPAALAFPLQGRRYNWAYETDPEPHMNGRRMECGRGKGLGGSSLINGMCYIRGNALDYDNWAKLPGLEDWAYLDCLPYFRKAETRDIGPNDYHGGDGPVSVTTPKAGNNPLFHAMVEAGVQAGYPRTEDLNGYQQEGFGPMDRTVTPNGRRASTARGYLDVAKKRSTLTIVTHALTDKIVFEGKRAVGVRYLVGAAEERVEARARKEVLLCSGAIASPQILQRSGVGPAKLLESLDIPVVHDLPGVGENLQDHLELYLQYACTQPVSLYPSLLWYNQPAIGAEWLFNGTGIGASNQFEAGGFIRTRPDFDWPNIQYHFLPVAINYNGSNGVKEHGFQAHMGSMRSPSRGRIQAKSKDPRQHPSILFNYMATEQDWQEFRDGIRLTREIMQQPALDPFRGREISPGIEVQTDEQLDQFIREHAETAFHPSCSCKMGTDDMAVVDGEGRVHGMQGLRVVDASIMPIITTGNLNAPTIMIAEKIADKIRGRQPLPRSTAPYYVAGDAPVRGKPMREVGPLAQ; from the coding sequence ATGTCCCAAGAATTCGATTACATCATCATCGGTGCCGGTTCGGCCGGTAACACCCTGGCCACCCGCCTGACCGAAGACGAAGGCGTCACCGTCCTGCTGCTCGAAGCCGGTGGGCCGGACTATCGCCTGGATTTCCGCACGCAAATGCCCGCCGCCCTGGCGTTCCCGCTGCAGGGTCGTCGCTACAACTGGGCCTACGAGACCGACCCGGAGCCGCACATGAATGGCCGTCGCATGGAATGCGGTCGCGGCAAGGGCCTGGGTGGGTCTTCGCTGATCAACGGTATGTGCTACATCCGCGGCAACGCCCTGGACTACGACAATTGGGCCAAGCTGCCGGGCCTGGAAGACTGGGCCTACCTGGACTGCCTGCCGTATTTTCGCAAAGCCGAAACCCGCGACATCGGCCCGAACGACTACCACGGTGGTGACGGCCCGGTCAGCGTGACCACACCCAAGGCCGGCAACAACCCGCTGTTCCATGCCATGGTCGAAGCCGGCGTTCAGGCCGGTTACCCGCGCACCGAAGACCTCAACGGTTATCAGCAGGAAGGTTTCGGCCCGATGGACCGTACCGTCACGCCCAATGGTCGTCGCGCCAGCACCGCGCGCGGTTACCTGGACGTGGCCAAGAAGCGCTCGACACTGACCATCGTCACCCATGCCCTGACCGACAAGATCGTGTTCGAAGGCAAACGTGCGGTCGGCGTGCGTTATCTGGTGGGCGCTGCTGAAGAGCGCGTCGAAGCCCGCGCCCGCAAGGAAGTATTGCTCTGCTCCGGCGCCATCGCCTCGCCGCAGATTTTGCAACGCTCCGGCGTCGGCCCGGCCAAACTGCTGGAAAGCCTCGACATCCCGGTGGTCCATGACCTGCCAGGCGTGGGTGAAAACCTCCAGGACCACCTGGAGCTGTACCTGCAATACGCCTGCACCCAGCCGGTTTCGCTGTACCCGTCGCTGCTCTGGTACAACCAGCCGGCCATCGGTGCCGAATGGCTGTTCAACGGCACCGGCATCGGCGCCAGCAACCAGTTCGAAGCCGGCGGTTTCATCCGCACCCGCCCGGACTTCGATTGGCCGAACATCCAGTATCACTTCCTGCCGGTGGCGATTAACTACAACGGCAGCAACGGCGTGAAGGAACACGGTTTCCAGGCACACATGGGCTCCATGCGTTCGCCAAGCCGTGGCCGGATCCAGGCCAAGTCCAAGGATCCGCGCCAGCACCCGAGCATCCTGTTCAACTACATGGCCACCGAGCAGGACTGGCAGGAGTTTCGCGACGGCATCCGCCTGACCCGCGAGATCATGCAGCAGCCGGCGCTCGACCCGTTCCGCGGTCGCGAAATCAGTCCGGGCATCGAGGTGCAGACTGACGAGCAGTTGGACCAGTTCATCCGCGAGCACGCCGAAACCGCTTTCCATCCGTCCTGCTCGTGCAAGATGGGCACCGACGACATGGCGGTGGTGGACGGCGAAGGCCGCGTCCATGGCATGCAAGGGCTGCGCGTGGTCGATGCCTCAATCATGCCGATCATCACCACCGGCAACCTGAATGCGCCAACGATCATGATCGCCGAGAAAATCGCCGACAAGATCCGTGGCCGCCAGCCACTGCCACGTAGCACCGCGCCGTACTACGTGGCCGGCGACGCGCCGGTGCGCGGCAAGCCAATGCGTGAAGTCGGGCCTCTGGCACAGTAA
- a CDS encoding TldD/PmbA family protein, producing the protein MFDVHPQLKQRFAALRTGAEFFSLRYVRESGQHLSVRKNIAEPPSLGRDEGAMLTVRVDGVEAYAATNDLSQAGLQAALERAEQQARRLKPHALLDLREQAVSSDRADYFSPHFDQAFPSLNDCYQLLGDESAAVPKDERLVNWQVSIGLTQVEQIYLNNAGAELRQAQRFVYPALDVTAFDGNDSQTRTLGRENFGQQGGFDVIRRCGLIGAAPKIADQALQLLLAPNTPQGPRDLLLMPDQMMLQIHESIGHPLELDRILGDERNYAGTSFVTTGDFGHLQYGSQLLNVTFDPNVPEELASYSHDDDGTAASKEFLIREGLLLRPLGGALSQFRAGLSGVANSRACGWNRPPIDRMANLNIEPGDQSLEQLIQGIEHGVLMRTNRSWSIDDARNKFQFGCEWGQLIENGELKGVVKNPNYRGISAQFWKSLRAVGDASTAQVLGTPNCGKGEPNQVIRVGHASPACVFSNVAVFGGDA; encoded by the coding sequence ATGTTCGATGTCCACCCCCAGCTCAAGCAGCGGTTTGCTGCCTTGCGCACGGGCGCTGAGTTCTTTTCCCTGCGCTACGTGCGCGAGTCCGGCCAGCATCTGTCGGTGCGCAAGAACATTGCCGAACCGCCCAGCCTGGGCCGTGACGAAGGGGCGATGCTGACCGTGCGGGTCGACGGTGTCGAGGCCTATGCGGCCACCAACGACCTGTCCCAGGCCGGCCTGCAAGCGGCGCTGGAGCGGGCCGAGCAACAAGCCCGCCGGCTCAAGCCACACGCCCTGCTCGACTTGCGCGAGCAGGCGGTCTCCAGCGACCGCGCCGACTACTTCTCGCCTCACTTCGACCAGGCGTTCCCGTCCCTCAACGACTGCTATCAGTTACTGGGCGACGAATCCGCCGCGGTGCCCAAGGATGAGCGCCTGGTGAACTGGCAGGTCAGCATCGGCCTGACCCAGGTCGAGCAGATCTACCTCAATAACGCCGGCGCCGAACTGCGCCAGGCCCAACGCTTTGTTTATCCGGCCCTGGACGTCACCGCCTTCGACGGTAACGACAGCCAGACCCGCACCCTGGGCCGTGAGAACTTCGGCCAGCAAGGCGGCTTCGATGTCATCCGCCGCTGCGGCCTGATCGGTGCCGCACCAAAGATCGCCGACCAGGCCCTGCAATTGCTCCTGGCGCCGAACACCCCGCAAGGCCCCCGTGACCTGCTGTTGATGCCTGACCAGATGATGCTGCAGATCCATGAGTCCATCGGTCACCCGTTGGAACTGGACCGCATCCTGGGAGACGAGCGCAATTACGCCGGCACCAGTTTCGTCACGACCGGCGACTTCGGGCATCTGCAATACGGCTCCCAGCTATTGAACGTGACCTTCGACCCGAACGTTCCCGAAGAGCTGGCCAGCTACAGCCATGATGACGACGGCACCGCCGCCAGCAAAGAATTTCTGATTCGTGAAGGGCTGTTGCTGCGCCCCCTGGGTGGTGCGCTGTCGCAATTTCGCGCAGGCCTGAGCGGGGTCGCCAACAGCCGCGCCTGTGGCTGGAATCGCCCGCCCATCGACCGCATGGCGAACCTGAACATCGAGCCCGGCGACCAATCGTTGGAGCAACTGATCCAGGGCATCGAACACGGCGTGCTGATGCGCACCAACCGCTCCTGGTCCATCGACGATGCCCGCAACAAATTCCAGTTCGGTTGCGAGTGGGGCCAATTGATCGAAAACGGCGAGCTCAAGGGCGTGGTGAAAAACCCCAACTACCGAGGCATTTCCGCGCAATTCTGGAAAAGCCTGCGGGCGGTGGGCGATGCCAGTACCGCCCAGGTCCTGGGCACGCCAAATTGTGGCAAGGGCGAACCGAACCAGGTCATCCGCGTCGGCCATGCCTCGCCGGCGTGCGTGTTCAGCAATGTCGCAGTGTTTGGGGGAGATGCCTGA
- a CDS encoding TldD/PmbA family protein → MSTGNNQAEAFKALVDWLRNALREAEQFTLGYAAESSAFVRFNHGKVRQAGQVQQASVSFKLINDGRHADLQITLSGEVETDLQRLAEGLQQLRETLPLLPPDPYLLLNHNHWQSHNVQDHPLPDTDQAVAEITRAADGLDLVGFYAAGPISRGFASSSGAFGWHQANSFNFDFSLFHENGQAVKASYAGHEWSSEGFARRFEQAREQLAFLGRPLRTLPPGEYRAYLAPAAMEEIMGMLSWGGFSARAIASKQSPLQKFYANEASLSPDVWLSEQVSGSLSPAFSDEGYPRDDLGLIVKGMAGAQLINSRSAAEHGLNANGASSYEYPTALVMNEGQLEQQDILEHLGTGLYISNLWYLNYSDQPAARMTGMTRFATFWVENGQIVAPVSTMRFDDSVYSLLGSQLEGLTRERELLLSASTYSQRATASMLLPGALVKRLTLTL, encoded by the coding sequence ATGAGCACCGGCAACAATCAGGCCGAGGCCTTCAAGGCGCTGGTGGACTGGCTGCGCAATGCACTGCGCGAAGCCGAGCAGTTCACCCTCGGCTACGCCGCCGAATCCTCTGCTTTTGTGCGTTTCAACCATGGCAAGGTCCGTCAGGCCGGGCAGGTGCAGCAGGCCAGCGTCAGCTTCAAACTGATCAACGACGGGCGCCACGCCGACTTGCAGATCACCTTGTCCGGCGAAGTCGAAACCGACCTGCAACGCCTGGCCGAAGGTCTGCAACAGTTGCGCGAAACCCTGCCGCTGCTGCCGCCCGATCCGTACCTGCTGCTCAACCACAATCACTGGCAGAGCCACAACGTGCAGGACCATCCACTGCCGGACACCGACCAGGCCGTGGCCGAAATCACCCGCGCCGCCGACGGTCTGGATTTGGTCGGTTTCTATGCCGCCGGCCCCATCAGCCGGGGCTTTGCCAGTTCTTCGGGGGCGTTCGGCTGGCATCAGGCCAACAGCTTCAACTTCGATTTCAGCCTGTTCCATGAAAACGGCCAGGCGGTAAAAGCCAGCTACGCCGGGCACGAATGGAGCAGCGAAGGCTTTGCCAGGCGCTTTGAACAGGCCCGCGAGCAGTTGGCGTTTTTGGGCCGCCCCTTGCGCACCCTGCCGCCCGGTGAATACCGCGCCTACCTGGCACCAGCGGCGATGGAAGAAATCATGGGCATGCTCAGCTGGGGCGGGTTTTCGGCCCGGGCGATTGCCAGCAAGCAAAGTCCGTTGCAGAAGTTCTACGCGAACGAAGCAAGCTTGAGCCCCGACGTATGGCTCAGTGAGCAGGTCAGCGGCTCTTTGAGCCCGGCGTTTTCCGACGAAGGTTATCCGCGCGATGACTTGGGCCTGATCGTCAAAGGCATGGCCGGTGCACAGTTGATCAACTCCCGCAGCGCCGCCGAGCACGGCCTGAACGCCAACGGCGCCAGCAGCTACGAATACCCCACGGCGCTGGTGATGAACGAAGGCCAGCTCGAGCAGCAAGACATCCTCGAGCACCTTGGCACCGGGCTGTACATCAGCAACCTCTGGTACCTGAACTACTCGGACCAACCGGCCGCGCGCATGACCGGCATGACCCGCTTCGCCACGTTCTGGGTCGAGAACGGCCAGATCGTCGCGCCGGTCAGCACCATGCGTTTCGACGACAGCGTCTACAGCCTGCTCGGCTCGCAACTCGAAGGCCTGACCCGGGAGCGGGAACTGCTGCTCTCGGCCAGCACCTACAGCCAGCGGGCCACGGCTTCGATGCTGTTGCCGGGGGCACTGGTCAAGCGCTTGACCTTGACGTTGTAG